Proteins encoded within one genomic window of Pongo pygmaeus isolate AG05252 chromosome 6, NHGRI_mPonPyg2-v2.0_pri, whole genome shotgun sequence:
- the LOC129040152 gene encoding LOW QUALITY PROTEIN: olfactory receptor 2F2-like (The sequence of the model RefSeq protein was modified relative to this genomic sequence to represent the inferred CDS: substituted 1 base at 1 genomic stop codon) has translation MEIDNQTCVREFILLGLSSDWCTQVSLFSLFLVTYLMTVLGKCLIVLLIRLDSXLHTPMYFFLTNLSLIDVSYATSIVPQLLAHFLAEHKAISFQSCAAQLFFSLALGGIEFVLLAVMAYDRYVAVCDPLRYSAIIHGGLCARLAITSWVSGFINSLVQTAVTFQLLMCTNKFIDHISCELLAVVRLACVDTSSNEAAIMVSSIVLLMTPFCLVLLSYIRIISTILKIQSREGRKKAFHTCASHLTVVALCYGTTIFAYIQPHSGPSVLQEKLISVFYAIIMPLLNPMIYSLRNKEVKGAWHKLLEKFSGLTSKLAT, from the coding sequence atggaaatagatAACCAGACGTGTGTGAGAGAATTTATTCTCCTTGGCTTATCCAGTGACTGGTGCACTCAGGTATCCCTGTTTTCCCTGTTCTTGGTCACATACCTCATGACAGTGCTGGGGAAATGTCTCATTGTCCTTCTGATCAGACTGGACAGCTGACTCCACACTCCCATGTATTTCTTTCTCACCAACCTCTCCCTTATCGATGTCTCCTATGCCACAAGCATAGTCCCTCAGCTGCTGGCACATTTTCTTGCAGAACATAAAGCCATCTCATTCCAGAGCTGTGCAGCCCAGTTATTTTTCTCCCTGGCCTTGGGTGGGATTGAGTTTGTTCTCCTGGCAGTGATGGCCTATGACCGCTATGTGGCTGTGTGTGACCCCCTGCGATACTCGGCCATCATTCATGGAGGGCTGTGTGCTAGGTTGGCCATCACATCCTGGGTCAGTGGCTTCATCAACTCTCTTGTGCAGACTGCTGTCACCTTTCAGCTGCTCATGTGCACTAACAAGTTTATTGATCACATATCCTGTGAACTCCTAGCTGTGGTCAGGCTGGCTTGTGTGGACACCTCCTCCAATGAGGCTGCCATCATGGTGTCTAGCATTGTTCTTCTGATGACACCTTTCTGCCTGGTTCTTTTGTCCTACATCCGGATCATCTCCACCATCCTAAAGATCCAgtccagagaaggaagaaagaaagcctTCCACACGTGTGCCTCTCACCTCACGGTAGTTGCCCTGTGCTATGGCACAACGATTTTCGCTTACATCCAGCCCCACTCTGGTCCCTCAGTCCTTCAAGAGAAGCTGATCTCTGTCTTCTATGCCATTATTATGCCTCTGCTGAACCCTATGATTTATAGTCTAAGGAATAAAGAGGTGAAGGGGGCCTGGCATAAACTATTAGAGAAATTCTCTGGGTTAACATCAAAGCTGGCAACTTGA